Proteins encoded within one genomic window of Gadus macrocephalus chromosome 18, ASM3116895v1:
- the rasd1 gene encoding dexamethasone-induced Ras-related protein 1 translates to SKRCPPSESEYDIPAKNCYRMVILGSTKVGKTAIVSRFLNSRFEEQYTPTIEDFHRKLYSIKGDVYQLDILDTSGNHPFPAMRRLSILTGDVFILVFSLDNRDSFQEVQRLKRQIFETKSCLKNKTKEHVDVPLVICGNKSDREMHRAVQPEDIEQLLAGDEKCAYFEISAKRNENVDKMFQTLFTMAKLPHEMSPDLHRKVSVQYCADMLHRKSVKSKKLKDSGDAFGIVAPFARRPSVHSDLLYIKEKAVGGGGGKEKERCSIS, encoded by the exons TCAAAAAGATGTCCCCCGTCTGAGAGCGAGTACGACATCCCGGCTAAGAACTGCTACAGGATGGTGATCCTGGGCTCAACTAAGGTCGGGAAAACGGCCATCGTTTCGCGGTTCCTGAACAGCCGCTTCGAGGAGCAGTACACACCGACCATCGAGGACTTCCACCGGAAACTTTACAGCATCAAAGGGGACGTTTACCAGCTGGACATCCTGGACACCTCGGGGAACCATCCCTTCCCCGCAATGAGGAGGCTCTCCATTCTCACAG GCGACGTGTTCATCCTGGTCTTCAGTCTCGACAACCGTGACTCGTTCCAGGAGGTTCAGCGGCTCAAGCGACAGATCTTCGAGACCAAGTCGTGCCTAAAGAACAAGACCAAGGAGCACGTGGACGTGCCGCTGGTCATCTGCGGCAACAAGAGCGACCGCGAGATGCACCGCGCGGTGCAGCCGGAGGATATAGAGCAGCTGCTGGCCGGGGACGAGAAATGCGCGTACTTCGAGATCTCGGCCAAGCGCAACGAGAACGTGGACAAGATGTTCCAGACGCTATTCACCATGGCCAAGCTGCCGCACGAGATGAGTCCAGACCTGCACCGCAAGGTGTCCGTGCAGTACTGCGCAGACATGCTGCACAGGAAGTCCGTGAAGAGCAAGAAGCTGAAGGACAGTGGGGATGCGTTCGGCATTGTGGCCCCGTTTGCGCGCCGCCCGAGCGTGCACAGCGACCTGCTGTACATCAAGGAGAAGGCggtgggcgggggtgggggcaaggagaaggagaggtgcTCCATCAGCTAA
- the LOC132446616 gene encoding piggyBac transposable element-derived protein 4-like, giving the protein MSRDRFDMIWRYLHLEDNLDPALDKSDKLWKIQRFMDLLLHQFQALYEVNGFVSVDESMVKYKGCLAFRQYLPMKPVKWGIKVWVMAESNTGYVNNFQVYTGAIAGKTETGLAYRIVSYLAKPYFGSNLCVYMDNLYTSVKLLLDLQVRGVPLQCFG; this is encoded by the exons ATGTCAAGGGACCGTTTCGACATGATCTGGAG ATATCTCCATCTAGAAGATAACTTGGACCCTGCCTTGGATAAATCCGATAAGCTGTGGAAGATCCAGCGGTTCATGGACCTCCTCTTGCATCAGTTCCAGGCCCTCTATGAGGTCAATGGGTTTGTGAGCGTGGATGAGTCCATGGTAAAATACAAGGGATGCCTTGCCTTCCGGCAGTACCTCCCCATGAAGCCGGTGAAGTGGGGGATAAAGGTGTGGGTCATGGCAGAGAGCAATACAGGCTACGTAAACAATTTTCAAGTTTACACAGGGGCCATTGCAGGCAAGACCGAGACAGGCCTGGCTTACCGGATTGTGTCATACCTGGCTAAACCGTATTTTGGGTCAaacttgtgtgtttacatggacaacTTGTACACCAGCGTGAAGTTGTTGCTGGATCTGCAGGTCAGGGGTGTGCCTTTACAATGCTTTggttaa